The following proteins are co-located in the Nocardia bhagyanarayanae genome:
- the iolD gene encoding 3D-(3,5/4)-trihydroxycyclohexane-1,2-dione acylhydrolase (decyclizing) — MELTTAQALVSWLIAQRSETLDGADVPLFPAVFAIFGHGNVLGLGTALHERRDELPVWRGHTEQGMALAAVGYAKATHRRQVGVATSSIGPGALNMVTAAGVAHANRLPLLLLPGDTFTGRAPDPVLQQVEHFGDATATVNDAFRAVSRYFDRITKPEQLIATLPQVARVLTDAADAGPVTLALPQDVQAETFDFPDALFTPVLHRVPRPRPDVRALTEAAAAVRAARRPLLVLGGGVRYSGAGPIAMEFAERHGIPITETTAGRTLAPHDHPLYAGPLGITGSASANTLAADADLVLAVGTRLQDFTTASWTVFAPDVRVVTVNAARFDAVKHGALPVVGDAAATLAELNEHLSGWTAPADWTRRAAPLRETWDARIDKLRAPTPGTPSYAQVVGIVNELSTPEDYVMTASGGLPGELIGGWRAAGGRPSMDVEYGFSCMGYELAGAWGAAMAHEGGLVTTLLGDGSYLMLNSELFSAAFAGHPFVAVVCDNDGYAVIARLQEGQGGAAFNNQYADCRTTLADPPRVDFAAHASALGCSVFAATDTDQFRIAYQQARVAVVESSRPAVVVVRTRAAAWTEAGAWWEVGVPQYLSGRGDYDAKKPAQLRYARGR; from the coding sequence ATGGAACTGACCACCGCGCAGGCTCTGGTGTCCTGGCTGATCGCGCAGCGCTCGGAGACGCTGGACGGCGCGGACGTGCCGCTGTTCCCGGCCGTCTTCGCGATCTTCGGGCACGGCAACGTGCTCGGTCTCGGCACGGCGCTGCACGAACGCCGCGACGAGCTGCCCGTCTGGCGCGGACATACCGAACAGGGGATGGCGCTGGCGGCGGTCGGCTACGCCAAGGCCACGCACCGTCGCCAGGTCGGCGTCGCCACGTCCTCCATCGGACCCGGCGCGCTGAACATGGTGACCGCCGCGGGCGTCGCGCACGCGAACCGGCTGCCGCTGCTGCTCCTTCCCGGCGACACCTTCACCGGACGCGCCCCCGATCCGGTGCTGCAACAGGTCGAACACTTCGGTGACGCGACCGCGACGGTCAACGACGCGTTCCGCGCCGTGAGCCGCTACTTCGACCGGATCACCAAACCCGAACAGCTCATCGCGACGCTGCCGCAGGTGGCGCGCGTGCTGACCGATGCCGCCGACGCCGGACCTGTCACCCTGGCGCTGCCCCAGGACGTGCAGGCCGAGACCTTCGACTTCCCGGACGCGCTGTTCACTCCCGTGCTGCACCGCGTGCCGCGTCCGCGCCCCGATGTGCGCGCGCTGACCGAGGCCGCCGCGGCCGTACGCGCCGCGCGGCGACCGCTGCTCGTGCTCGGCGGCGGCGTGCGCTATTCGGGCGCGGGCCCGATCGCGATGGAATTCGCGGAGCGGCACGGCATTCCGATCACCGAGACCACCGCGGGCCGCACCCTGGCGCCCCACGACCATCCGCTGTACGCGGGACCGCTCGGCATCACCGGCTCGGCGTCGGCGAACACGCTCGCCGCGGACGCGGACCTGGTGCTCGCGGTCGGCACCCGGTTGCAGGACTTCACGACGGCCTCGTGGACGGTCTTCGCGCCCGACGTCCGCGTGGTCACCGTCAACGCGGCCCGCTTCGACGCGGTCAAGCACGGCGCGTTGCCGGTCGTCGGCGACGCGGCGGCCACACTCGCCGAACTGAACGAGCACCTGTCCGGATGGACCGCCCCGGCGGACTGGACTCGCCGCGCCGCGCCGCTGCGGGAGACCTGGGACGCCCGGATCGACAAGCTGCGCGCCCCGACCCCGGGCACCCCCAGCTACGCCCAGGTCGTCGGCATCGTCAACGAGCTCTCGACGCCCGAGGACTACGTCATGACGGCCTCCGGTGGGCTGCCCGGCGAGCTGATCGGCGGCTGGCGCGCCGCCGGAGGGCGGCCGAGCATGGACGTGGAGTACGGATTCTCCTGCATGGGTTACGAACTCGCGGGCGCCTGGGGCGCGGCCATGGCGCACGAGGGCGGTCTGGTCACCACCTTGCTCGGCGACGGCTCCTACCTGATGCTGAATTCGGAACTGTTCTCGGCGGCCTTCGCCGGGCATCCGTTCGTCGCCGTGGTGTGCGACAACGACGGCTACGCGGTGATCGCGCGCTTGCAGGAGGGGCAGGGCGGCGCGGCGTTCAACAATCAGTACGCGGACTGCCGCACGACCCTCGCCGACCCGCCGCGAGTCGATTTCGCGGCGCACGCCTCAGCGCTGGGTTGCTCGGTATTCGCTGCAACCGATACCGACCAGTTTCGAATCGCCTACCAACAAGCGCGGGTGGCCGTGGTCGAGTCGTCGCGTCCGGCGGTCGTCGTGGTGCGGACTCGGGCCGCCGCTTGGACCGAGGCCGGTGCGTGGTGGGAAGTCGGTGTGCCGCAATACCTTTCCGGCCGCGGCGACTACGATGCGAAGAAGCCCGCGCAGCTGCGCTACGCACGCGGGCGATGA
- a CDS encoding cold-shock protein produces MAQGIVKWFNSEKGFGFIAQDGGGPDVFVHYSAVSGSGFRSLDEGQRVEFEIGQGQKGPQAQDVRVVA; encoded by the coding sequence ATGGCTCAAGGCATTGTTAAGTGGTTCAACAGCGAGAAGGGCTTCGGCTTCATTGCCCAGGACGGCGGCGGTCCCGACGTCTTCGTGCACTACTCGGCTGTGAGCGGCTCGGGTTTCCGGTCCCTCGATGAGGGGCAGCGCGTGGAGTTCGAGATCGGCCAGGGACAGAAGGGTCCGCAGGCCCAGGACGTCCGCGTCGTCGCCTGA
- a CDS encoding cold-shock protein translates to MAQGTVMWFDTEKGFGFIAQDGGGKDVFVDYLDLQGSGFRSLTAGQRVEFELRQSKSGPEAIGVRVIE, encoded by the coding sequence ATGGCTCAGGGCACAGTGATGTGGTTCGACACCGAAAAAGGTTTCGGTTTCATCGCCCAAGACGGTGGCGGCAAGGACGTATTCGTGGATTACCTGGATCTCCAGGGTTCCGGGTTCCGATCCTTGACGGCCGGGCAGCGGGTGGAGTTCGAGCTGCGCCAAAGCAAGTCGGGACCGGAGGCGATCGGCGTGCGCGTCATCGAGTAG
- the serA gene encoding phosphoglycerate dehydrogenase produces MSQAGRPVVLIADKLAQSTVDALGDGVEVRWVDGPDRPALLAAVPEADALLVRSATTVDAEVLEAGKNLKIVARAGVGLDNVDVPAATERGVMVVNAPTSNIHTAAEHAVTLLLAAARQVPAADATLRERTWQRSKFNGVEIFGKTVGVVGLGRIGQLFAARLAAFETKLIAYDPYVSPARAAQLGIELVTLDELLQRADLISVHLPKTPETKGLLSKEKLALTKPGVIIVNAARGGLIDEAALAEAIKSGHVRAAGLDVFETEPCTDSPLFELPQVVVTPHLGASTSEAQDRAGTDVAKSVLLALAGEFVPGAVNVTGGAVGEEVAPWLEIVRKQGALVGALSDELPVSIEVQVRGELASEDVAVLELSALRGIFSALVEDQVTFVNAPALAKERGITAQVTTASESPSHRSVVDLRAVFGDGRTLNVAGTLTEPQQVQKIVNINGRNYDMRAEGLNLAILNYEDRPGALGKIGTKLGEADIDILAAQLSQDVDKEGATVVLRVNKEVPADVQAAIAESVGAGKIALVDLF; encoded by the coding sequence GTGAGCCAAGCAGGCCGTCCTGTTGTTCTGATCGCCGACAAGCTCGCCCAGTCGACCGTCGACGCGCTCGGTGACGGTGTCGAGGTTCGCTGGGTCGACGGCCCCGACCGCCCGGCCCTGCTCGCCGCGGTTCCGGAGGCCGACGCGCTGCTCGTGCGTTCCGCCACCACCGTCGACGCCGAGGTGCTCGAGGCAGGCAAGAACCTGAAGATCGTCGCCCGCGCCGGCGTCGGCCTCGACAACGTCGACGTGCCCGCCGCCACAGAGCGCGGCGTCATGGTCGTCAACGCGCCGACCTCCAACATCCACACCGCCGCCGAGCACGCGGTCACCCTGCTGCTCGCCGCCGCCCGCCAGGTTCCGGCCGCCGACGCGACCCTGCGTGAGCGCACCTGGCAGCGCAGCAAGTTCAACGGCGTCGAGATCTTCGGCAAGACCGTCGGCGTCGTCGGCCTCGGCCGCATCGGCCAGCTGTTCGCCGCGCGCCTCGCCGCGTTCGAGACCAAGCTGATCGCCTACGACCCCTACGTCTCCCCGGCGCGCGCCGCCCAGCTCGGCATCGAGCTGGTCACCCTGGACGAGCTGCTGCAGCGCGCCGACCTGATCTCGGTGCACCTGCCCAAGACCCCGGAGACCAAGGGCCTGCTGAGCAAGGAGAAGCTCGCCCTCACCAAGCCGGGCGTCATCATCGTCAACGCCGCGCGCGGCGGCCTGATCGACGAGGCCGCGCTGGCCGAGGCCATCAAGTCCGGCCACGTGCGCGCCGCCGGCCTGGACGTGTTCGAGACCGAGCCGTGCACCGACAGCCCGCTGTTCGAGCTGCCGCAGGTCGTCGTCACCCCGCACCTGGGCGCGTCGACCTCCGAGGCGCAGGACCGCGCCGGCACCGATGTCGCGAAGTCGGTGCTGCTCGCCCTGGCGGGCGAATTCGTGCCGGGCGCGGTGAACGTCACCGGCGGCGCGGTCGGCGAAGAGGTCGCCCCGTGGCTGGAGATCGTGCGCAAGCAGGGCGCCCTGGTCGGCGCGCTGTCCGACGAGCTGCCCGTCAGCATCGAGGTCCAGGTGCGCGGCGAGCTCGCCTCCGAGGACGTCGCGGTGCTGGAGCTCTCGGCGCTGCGCGGCATCTTCTCGGCGCTGGTCGAGGACCAGGTCACCTTCGTCAACGCGCCCGCGCTGGCCAAGGAGCGCGGCATCACCGCGCAGGTCACCACCGCGTCGGAGAGCCCGAGCCACCGCAGCGTCGTCGACCTGCGCGCCGTGTTCGGCGACGGCCGCACCCTGAACGTCGCGGGCACCCTGACCGAGCCGCAGCAGGTGCAGAAGATCGTCAACATCAACGGCCGCAACTACGACATGCGCGCCGAGGGCCTGAACCTGGCGATCCTGAACTACGAGGACCGGCCGGGCGCGCTGGGCAAGATCGGCACCAAGCTCGGCGAGGCCGACATCGACATCCTGGCCGCGCAGCTGAGCCAGGACGTGGACAAGGAAGGCGCGACCGTCGTCCTCCGCGTGAACAAGGAAGTGCCCGCCGACGTGCAGGCCGCCATCGCCGAGTCGGTCGGCGCCGGCAAGATCGCGCTGGTCGACCTGTTCTGA
- a CDS encoding 3-isopropylmalate dehydrogenase, protein MKLAVIPGDGIGPEVIAEALKVLDVVVPGVEKTEYDLGAKRYHATGEILPESVLPELKQHDAILLGAIGDPSVPSGVLERGLLLRTRFALDHHVNLRPSKLFPGVTSPLAGNPDIDFVVVREGTEGPYTGTGGAIRVETPHEVATEVSTNTRFGIERVVRYAFAKAQARRKHLTLVHKNNVLTFAGSLWQRTVDEVAAEFPEVTTAYQHIDAATIHMVNDPGRFDVIVTDNLFGDIITDLAAAVSGGIGLAASGNIDASGANPSMFEPVHGSAPDIAGQSKADPTAAILSVSLLLDHLGNAEAAARIEAAVAKDLASRSGASSTVEVGDRIAASV, encoded by the coding sequence ATGAAGCTTGCTGTCATCCCCGGTGACGGTATCGGGCCCGAGGTCATCGCCGAGGCGCTCAAGGTGCTGGACGTCGTCGTGCCCGGCGTCGAGAAGACCGAGTACGACCTCGGCGCGAAGCGCTACCACGCGACGGGCGAGATCCTGCCGGAGTCGGTGCTGCCCGAGCTGAAGCAGCACGACGCCATTCTGCTCGGCGCGATCGGCGATCCGTCGGTGCCCAGCGGTGTGCTCGAGCGCGGTCTGCTGCTGCGCACCCGGTTCGCACTGGACCACCATGTGAACCTGCGTCCGTCGAAGCTGTTCCCCGGCGTCACCAGCCCGCTGGCCGGCAACCCCGATATCGACTTCGTCGTGGTGCGCGAAGGCACCGAGGGTCCGTACACCGGCACCGGCGGCGCGATCCGCGTCGAGACCCCGCACGAGGTCGCCACCGAGGTGAGCACCAACACCCGCTTCGGCATCGAGCGCGTCGTCCGCTACGCCTTCGCCAAGGCGCAGGCCCGCCGCAAGCACCTCACCCTCGTGCACAAGAACAACGTGCTGACCTTCGCCGGATCGCTGTGGCAGCGCACCGTAGACGAGGTCGCCGCCGAGTTCCCCGAGGTCACCACCGCCTACCAGCACATCGACGCGGCGACCATCCACATGGTCAACGATCCCGGCCGCTTCGACGTGATCGTCACCGACAACCTGTTCGGCGACATCATCACCGACCTCGCGGCCGCGGTCAGCGGCGGCATCGGCCTGGCGGCCAGCGGCAATATCGACGCCTCCGGCGCCAACCCGAGCATGTTCGAGCCGGTGCACGGCAGCGCCCCGGACATCGCGGGCCAGTCGAAGGCCGACCCGACCGCCGCGATCCTGTCGGTCTCGTTGCTGCTCGACCACCTCGGCAACGCCGAGGCCGCCGCCCGCATCGAGGCCGCCGTCGCCAAGGACCTGGCCTCGCGGTCCGGCGCGTCGTCCACCGTCGAGGTCGGCGACCGGATCGCCGCTTCGGTCTGA
- a CDS encoding Uma2 family endonuclease, translating into MTKRRTSRKPGPYTVRDLHALPSDGKSFELEDGWLVEVDRGARHNHVAQRLARFLDVAADAEVHVCLGGGWEVSTPGGIRKPDIVVVPREVVRSALVADPPRLLPGSEVRLAVEVVAPGTGSERTDRVRKVREYAAVGIPQYWIVEHHPQVRIHPLVLDGDTYRADPPVGPGSTLSANIGPDNNFRVEVDPAALLEV; encoded by the coding sequence GTGACCAAGCGACGGACAAGCCGTAAGCCGGGTCCCTACACGGTTCGGGACCTGCACGCGCTGCCTTCGGACGGCAAGAGTTTCGAGCTGGAGGACGGCTGGCTCGTCGAGGTCGATCGCGGCGCGCGGCACAACCATGTGGCGCAGCGGCTGGCGCGTTTCCTCGATGTCGCCGCCGACGCCGAGGTGCACGTCTGCCTCGGCGGCGGCTGGGAAGTGAGCACGCCGGGCGGTATCCGCAAACCCGACATCGTCGTGGTGCCACGCGAAGTGGTGCGTTCCGCCCTCGTCGCCGACCCGCCGCGGCTGCTGCCCGGCTCCGAAGTGCGGCTGGCCGTGGAGGTCGTCGCGCCGGGGACCGGCAGCGAGCGCACCGACCGCGTGCGCAAGGTCCGGGAGTACGCGGCCGTCGGCATTCCGCAGTACTGGATCGTCGAACACCACCCGCAGGTGCGCATTCACCCGCTCGTCCTCGACGGCGACACCTACCGCGCCGACCCACCCGTCGGTCCCGGTTCGACACTGAGCGCGAACATCGGCCCAGACAACAACTTTCGCGTCGAGGTGGATCCGGCGGCGTTGCTGGAGGTGTGA
- a CDS encoding MFS transporter, whose amino-acid sequence MATVTEVRAGRRWSMLGLGVFAQASSAVFVHGTPFLLPALTARGMSLPAAGLLVAMPTVGLVCTLIAWGYVVDRIGERKVLVGGPLVMFVAGAAAAVTTDDLALGALLFLGGAGAASTNGASGRVIVGWFPPERRGLAMGIRQTAQPLGVGVGALAVPAVAAAHGISTAILVPAIMAGVAAAGCYLGIVDPPRPEGKGVDRANPYRGDATLWRIHAVSVLLCVPQGVVWTFALLWLHRDIGWSLPAAGVLVTATQILGAFGRIGAGAWSDRVGSRLGPLRTVAVAAVLSMAALGLTAWTQWWWTAIPLLIAASVITVSDNGLAFTAVAEIAGPYWSGRGLGIQNTGQNLAIAAIPPVFGALITVGGFPAAYLAAAALATAAIPLVPTDSRNPR is encoded by the coding sequence ATGGCGACCGTGACAGAAGTACGCGCGGGACGACGGTGGTCCATGCTCGGCCTCGGCGTCTTCGCGCAGGCGTCCAGCGCGGTGTTCGTGCACGGCACCCCGTTCCTGCTGCCTGCGCTCACCGCACGCGGAATGTCTTTGCCCGCCGCGGGTCTCCTTGTGGCGATGCCGACCGTCGGGTTGGTCTGCACGCTGATCGCGTGGGGTTACGTGGTGGACCGCATCGGTGAGCGGAAAGTGTTGGTCGGCGGGCCGCTGGTGATGTTCGTCGCGGGCGCGGCGGCGGCGGTCACCACCGACGACCTCGCGCTCGGTGCGCTGCTGTTCCTCGGCGGAGCGGGTGCGGCGAGCACCAACGGAGCCAGCGGACGCGTCATCGTCGGCTGGTTCCCGCCGGAGCGGCGCGGGCTGGCCATGGGCATCCGGCAGACCGCGCAGCCCCTGGGTGTCGGCGTCGGCGCGCTCGCCGTGCCCGCGGTCGCTGCGGCGCACGGCATTTCGACCGCGATCCTGGTACCGGCGATCATGGCGGGCGTCGCCGCGGCGGGGTGCTACCTGGGCATCGTCGATCCGCCGCGTCCGGAGGGCAAGGGCGTCGACCGTGCCAATCCGTATCGCGGCGACGCCACGCTGTGGCGCATCCACGCCGTCTCCGTGCTGCTGTGTGTGCCGCAGGGCGTGGTGTGGACCTTCGCGCTGCTGTGGCTGCACCGCGACATCGGCTGGTCGCTGCCCGCCGCGGGCGTGCTGGTGACCGCGACCCAGATCCTCGGCGCGTTCGGCCGAATCGGCGCGGGCGCGTGGTCCGACCGAGTCGGCAGCCGGCTCGGTCCGCTGCGGACGGTGGCCGTCGCGGCCGTATTGTCCATGGCCGCACTGGGTCTGACCGCGTGGACGCAGTGGTGGTGGACCGCCATCCCGCTGCTGATCGCCGCCTCGGTTATCACGGTGTCCGACAACGGTCTAGCATTCACGGCCGTCGCCGAGATCGCGGGCCCGTACTGGAGCGGACGCGGACTCGGCATCCAGAACACCGGCCAGAACCTCGCGATCGCCGCGATACCACCGGTTTTCGGCGCGCTGATCACCGTCGGTGGCTTCCCCGCCGCCTACTTGGCCGCCGCGGCCCTGGCCACCGCCGCCATCCCCTTGGTTCCCACCGACAGCCGAAACCCGCGCTGA
- a CDS encoding fumarylacetoacetate hydrolase family protein codes for MRLGRVASPDGVAFVSIEGEDSDSIAKEIAEHPFGTPTFTGRSWPLADVRLLAPILASKVVCVGKNYAAHAAEMGGPAPEEPVIFMKPSTAIVGPNAPIILPPSSSQVDYEGELAVVIGRPCKDVPAARAKDVILGYTVANDVTARDQQRQDGQWTRAKGYDTFCPLGPWIETSLDPSDLEIVTELDGEVRQRSRTSLLLHDIPKLVEWVSTIMTLLPGDVILTGTPEGVGPVQNGQQVSVTVEGLGTLTNPVAAKR; via the coding sequence ATGCGTCTAGGTCGAGTTGCCAGTCCCGATGGGGTCGCGTTCGTCAGCATCGAGGGGGAGGACAGCGACAGCATCGCCAAAGAGATCGCGGAACACCCGTTCGGTACGCCGACGTTCACCGGACGGAGCTGGCCGCTGGCCGACGTGCGCCTGCTCGCGCCGATCCTGGCCAGCAAGGTGGTGTGTGTCGGCAAGAACTACGCCGCGCACGCCGCGGAGATGGGCGGCCCCGCGCCGGAGGAACCGGTGATCTTCATGAAGCCGAGCACCGCGATCGTCGGGCCCAACGCCCCGATCATCTTGCCGCCCAGCTCCTCTCAGGTCGACTACGAGGGCGAGCTCGCCGTCGTCATCGGCCGCCCGTGCAAGGACGTGCCCGCCGCCCGTGCCAAGGACGTGATCCTCGGCTACACCGTCGCCAACGACGTCACCGCCCGCGATCAGCAGCGCCAGGACGGCCAGTGGACGCGCGCCAAAGGTTACGACACCTTCTGTCCGCTCGGCCCGTGGATCGAAACCTCGCTGGACCCTTCGGATCTGGAGATCGTCACCGAACTCGACGGCGAGGTCCGCCAGCGCAGCCGCACTTCGCTACTGCTGCACGACATTCCGAAGCTGGTCGAATGGGTGAGCACGATCATGACGCTGCTTCCGGGCGACGTCATCCTGACCGGAACGCCGGAGGGCGTCGGCCCCGTCCAGAACGGGCAGCAGGTGTCCGTCACCGTCGAGGGCCTCGGAACCCTCACCAATCCCGTTGCCGCCAAACGCTGA
- the gltX gene encoding glutamate--tRNA ligase: MTEVRVRFCPSPTGTPHVGLIRTALFNWAYARHTGGTFVFRIEDTDAARDSEESYRAILDALRWLGLTWDEGPEVGGPYGPYRQSERRELHFDVVRKLLEAGEAYESYSTPDEVEARHLAAGRDPKLGYDNFDRDLSAEAVAAYRAEGRAPVIRLRMPDEDLTWHDLVRGETTFKAGSVPDFALTRGNGDPLYTLVNPVDDALMKITHVLRGEDLLSSTPRQLALYAALRRIGVAEFTPEFGHLPFVMGQGNKKLSKRDPESNLFAHRDRGFIPEGLLNYLALLGWGLADDHDVFSMAEMVAAFDISKVNSNPARFDQKKADALNAEHIRLLEPGDFASRLREFLTEHNHIGAEVDEKMFAAAAELVQTRIVVLSDAWDLLRFLFAPAEEFAIDPAAGAKNLGADAVPVLDAAIAALEPLASWTTPAIEEALKTALIDDLGLKPRKAFAPVRVAVTGSHISPPLYESLELLGRETTMARLAAAREWTPAAD; this comes from the coding sequence ATGACTGAAGTACGGGTCCGATTCTGCCCGTCACCCACCGGCACACCGCACGTCGGCCTGATCCGGACGGCGCTGTTCAACTGGGCGTACGCCCGCCACACCGGCGGCACCTTCGTCTTCCGCATCGAGGACACCGACGCGGCGCGCGATTCCGAGGAGTCCTACCGCGCCATCCTCGACGCGCTGCGCTGGCTCGGTCTGACCTGGGACGAGGGTCCCGAGGTCGGCGGCCCCTACGGCCCCTACCGCCAGTCGGAGCGCCGCGAACTGCATTTCGACGTGGTGCGCAAGCTGCTCGAGGCCGGCGAGGCCTACGAATCCTATTCCACGCCAGACGAAGTCGAGGCGCGCCATCTGGCCGCGGGCCGCGACCCCAAGCTCGGCTACGACAACTTCGACCGCGACCTCAGCGCCGAGGCCGTCGCCGCGTACCGCGCCGAGGGCCGGGCCCCGGTGATCCGGCTGCGCATGCCCGACGAGGACCTCACCTGGCACGACCTGGTGCGCGGCGAGACCACCTTCAAGGCGGGCTCCGTGCCCGACTTCGCGCTCACCCGCGGCAACGGCGATCCGCTCTACACGCTGGTCAACCCGGTCGACGACGCGCTGATGAAGATCACCCACGTGCTGCGCGGCGAGGATCTGCTCTCCTCGACGCCCCGCCAGCTGGCGCTGTACGCCGCGCTGCGCCGGATCGGGGTGGCGGAGTTCACCCCGGAGTTCGGCCACCTGCCGTTCGTCATGGGGCAGGGCAACAAGAAGTTGTCCAAGCGTGATCCGGAGTCGAATCTGTTCGCCCACCGCGACCGCGGATTCATCCCCGAGGGTTTGCTGAATTACCTGGCGTTACTCGGTTGGGGCCTCGCCGACGATCACGATGTGTTCTCGATGGCCGAGATGGTGGCGGCCTTCGACATATCGAAAGTGAATTCGAATCCGGCGCGTTTCGATCAGAAGAAGGCCGACGCGCTGAACGCCGAGCACATCCGATTGCTGGAGCCCGGTGATTTCGCGAGCAGGCTGCGCGAGTTCCTCACCGAACACAACCACATCGGCGCCGAGGTGGACGAGAAGATGTTCGCCGCGGCGGCGGAATTGGTGCAGACCAGAATCGTGGTTCTGTCCGACGCGTGGGATCTCTTGCGATTCCTCTTCGCACCCGCCGAAGAGTTCGCCATCGACCCCGCGGCGGGCGCCAAGAATCTGGGCGCGGACGCGGTGCCGGTACTCGATGCCGCGATCGCCGCGCTGGAGCCTTTGGCGTCCTGGACGACCCCGGCTATCGAAGAGGCGCTGAAAACCGCGCTGATCGATGATTTGGGGCTCAAACCGCGCAAGGCTTTCGCGCCGGTGCGGGTCGCGGTGACGGGATCGCACATCAGCCCGCCGCTGTACGAGTCGCTGGAACTGCTCGGCCGCGAGACGACGATGGCTCGGCTGGCCGCGGCGCGGGAGTGGACACCCGCCGCCGACTGA
- a CDS encoding maleylpyruvate isomerase family mycothiol-dependent enzyme, with protein sequence MNRDLLPAWLRAERLDLADYLEHLTEDEWRRRSLCTGWTVHDVLAHITSPDTLRDTFVGLIRARGNWDRMTATLATTRAARFTPAELIAQLRESADSTRHAPGASPLDPLVDIIVHGQDIARPLNRPRHTPTDRVTAALDHVLPSRFYGARKRLQGTRLAATDTTWTYGEGPKEIQAPAIDLLLLATGR encoded by the coding sequence ATGAACCGTGACCTGCTCCCGGCTTGGCTGCGCGCCGAGCGCCTCGATCTCGCCGACTATCTCGAGCACCTGACCGAGGACGAGTGGAGGCGGCGTTCCCTGTGCACGGGCTGGACAGTGCACGACGTCCTCGCCCACATCACCTCCCCCGACACCCTGCGCGACACCTTCGTCGGCCTGATCCGCGCCAGGGGCAACTGGGACCGAATGACCGCCACCCTGGCGACAACCCGCGCCGCCCGCTTCACCCCCGCCGAATTGATCGCCCAGCTTCGCGAATCGGCCGACTCCACACGACACGCCCCCGGCGCGAGCCCGCTCGACCCACTGGTGGACATCATCGTGCACGGCCAAGACATCGCCCGCCCCCTGAACCGCCCCAGGCACACCCCCACCGACCGCGTGACGGCCGCCCTGGACCACGTCCTCCCCAGCCGCTTCTACGGCGCCCGCAAACGTTTACAGGGAACCCGCCTGGCCGCCACAGATACCACCTGGACCTACGGCGAAGGCCCCAAGGAAATCCAGGCCCCCGCGATCGACCTCTTGCTCCTCGCCACAGGCCGCTGA
- a CDS encoding DUF5302 domain-containing protein, whose translation MTESGSSNGSAEEVKRKFREALERKNAQHAKSTDHLDGHSKATAAHGNASHKREFRRKSG comes from the coding sequence ATGACGGAATCGGGTAGTTCCAACGGCAGTGCCGAAGAAGTGAAGCGCAAGTTCCGCGAGGCGCTGGAGCGGAAGAACGCCCAGCACGCCAAGTCGACGGACCACCTGGACGGCCACTCGAAGGCGACCGCCGCGCACGGCAATGCCAGCCACAAGCGGGAGTTCCGCCGCAAGAGCGGATAA
- a CDS encoding pyridoxamine 5'-phosphate oxidase family protein yields the protein MGVNQRAQIVMSDAEIAEFLERSRIATLATLGPQGRPHLTAMWYALIDGEIWFETKAKSQKAVNLRRDPRVTCMVEAGQTYDQLRGVSIEGRAEIIDDPEKLFAVGVSVWERYTGPYSEEVRPLVENMLNKRVAVRVVPERIRSWDHRKLGLPALPLGGTTANALD from the coding sequence ATGGGAGTCAACCAACGGGCGCAGATCGTCATGTCGGACGCCGAGATCGCCGAGTTCCTGGAGCGCAGCCGCATCGCGACGCTGGCCACCCTCGGTCCGCAGGGCAGACCGCACCTGACCGCCATGTGGTACGCGCTGATCGACGGCGAGATCTGGTTCGAGACCAAGGCCAAATCGCAGAAGGCGGTGAACCTGCGCCGCGATCCGCGCGTCACCTGCATGGTCGAGGCCGGGCAGACCTACGACCAGCTGCGCGGCGTGTCCATCGAGGGGCGCGCCGAGATCATCGACGATCCGGAGAAGCTCTTCGCGGTCGGCGTGAGCGTCTGGGAGCGCTACACCGGCCCGTACAGCGAAGAGGTCCGGCCGCTGGTGGAGAACATGCTCAACAAGCGGGTCGCGGTGCGCGTGGTGCCCGAGCGGATACGCAGCTGGGATCACCGCAAGCTCGGCCTGCCCGCGCTGCCGCTCGGCGGCACGACCGCCAACGCTTTGGACTAG